A single genomic interval of Burkholderia cepacia ATCC 25416 harbors:
- a CDS encoding DUF695 domain-containing protein codes for MTDAWGTFPARMGDHQAFISFNHDFAEIAEGDPRTSLLSVRVPFAHPTPEGLPTGDEFADLAKIENLLDATITAKGGVQVGRITVDGHRDFLFYVSLDEEAAAEIIDALADQTTYALQYAHQDDPDKEAYWQTLYPTDDDRQIMRDMRVLDELRKKGDAGDVSRRVMHWAYFPDQSDAHQFADWAEAKGYPVESVAPTEDGKSAVRFSHEGTMALADITRHTVAINREVHSFGGEYDGWETSVEQAGRAG; via the coding sequence ATGACCGACGCCTGGGGAACCTTCCCTGCCAGAATGGGCGACCATCAGGCTTTCATCAGCTTCAACCACGACTTTGCGGAAATCGCAGAAGGCGATCCGCGCACGTCGCTGCTCAGCGTGCGCGTCCCCTTTGCGCATCCGACGCCGGAAGGCCTGCCGACCGGCGACGAATTCGCCGATCTCGCGAAGATCGAGAACCTGCTGGACGCCACGATCACGGCGAAAGGTGGTGTGCAGGTCGGCCGCATCACCGTCGACGGCCATCGGGATTTCCTTTTCTACGTATCGCTCGACGAAGAGGCCGCGGCGGAGATCATCGACGCGCTGGCCGATCAGACGACCTACGCGTTGCAGTACGCGCACCAGGACGATCCGGACAAGGAAGCGTACTGGCAGACGCTCTACCCGACCGACGACGACCGGCAGATCATGCGCGACATGCGCGTGCTGGACGAATTGCGGAAGAAAGGCGACGCCGGCGATGTAAGCCGGCGCGTGATGCACTGGGCGTACTTCCCCGACCAGAGCGACGCGCATCAGTTCGCGGACTGGGCCGAAGCGAAAGGCTATCCGGTCGAATCGGTCGCCCCCACCGAGGACGGCAAGTCGGCCGTACGGTTCTCGCACGAGGGCACCATGGCACTGGCCGACATCACACGCCATACGGTCGCGATCAATCGCGAGGTACATTCGTTCGGAGGGGAATACGACGGATGGGAAACCAGCGTCGAACAGGCTGGCCGAGCGGGTTGA
- a CDS encoding phosphatidylserine phosphatidylglycerophosphate cardiolipin synthase, translated as MSMFAVNGVRIDPLSARVTHVRWAAVNPSDRSWAATPSEAPVADVARALASGNDVRAIFSASDVTAIGPRLKRVLYRDASEGIELDIDATNESRTLRDLPQI; from the coding sequence ATGTCGATGTTTGCGGTGAATGGTGTGCGAATCGATCCGCTCAGCGCGCGCGTGACGCACGTGCGCTGGGCGGCCGTGAATCCGTCCGACCGGTCGTGGGCGGCGACGCCGAGCGAAGCGCCGGTGGCGGACGTGGCGCGCGCGCTCGCGTCCGGCAACGATGTCCGCGCAATCTTTTCGGCATCGGACGTCACCGCGATCGGGCCCCGGCTCAAACGCGTGCTGTATCGCGATGCATCGGAAGGCATCGAGCTCGACATCGATGCAACGAACGAATCGCGCACGTTGCGCGATCTGCCGCAAATCTGA
- a CDS encoding plasmid fertility inhibition factor family protein, translating into MALARAQQNGVEVWIVQLPGHTPYAHTHLKRVFSCDDTRHRVVTIDLPKLLACADRDTTDYVLPPVLYWAPGKAAGIREFLDPEQDRIPDMPYITFRETRTRTLLGIPGLSKVGVASFRNGQHRARYLAYAGATTLPVEVHETEADLLVRYCGVSP; encoded by the coding sequence ATGGCACTCGCCCGCGCACAACAAAATGGCGTAGAGGTCTGGATTGTCCAGCTTCCCGGGCACACTCCGTATGCCCATACGCACCTCAAGCGGGTATTCTCGTGCGACGATACGCGACACCGGGTCGTGACGATCGACCTGCCGAAACTGCTGGCATGTGCCGACCGGGACACGACGGACTACGTGTTGCCGCCTGTTCTTTACTGGGCCCCAGGAAAAGCCGCGGGCATTCGCGAATTCCTCGATCCTGAACAGGACAGGATTCCGGACATGCCGTACATCACGTTTCGCGAGACGAGAACGCGAACGCTGCTCGGCATCCCCGGGCTGTCGAAGGTCGGCGTCGCGTCGTTCCGGAACGGCCAGCATCGCGCTCGCTATCTTGCCTATGCAGGTGCAACGACCCTGCCCGTCGAAGTGCACGAGACGGAAGCCGATTTGCTCGTGCGGTACTGCGGCGTGTCACCGTGA
- a CDS encoding VOC family protein encodes MTVVKRPNVSSKIALTGGAHMIASLGILVPVEDDRFRAVVDFYRLALALPVHSEGVSAAGNPWHRFVMGGATLTVHTGSGGRFPYPEFRPTGHGIALAVEVAHVSEVVARLESCRVGILNEWDYGDGTVAISVADPAGNVCEIWGRP; translated from the coding sequence TTGACGGTTGTAAAGCGTCCCAATGTATCATCGAAAATCGCGTTGACCGGAGGGGCGCACATGATCGCGAGTCTGGGCATCCTGGTGCCGGTCGAAGACGATCGCTTTCGGGCGGTGGTGGATTTCTACCGTCTGGCGCTTGCGCTGCCGGTTCACTCCGAAGGCGTGTCGGCCGCGGGGAATCCGTGGCACCGCTTTGTGATGGGCGGAGCAACGCTGACCGTTCACACCGGCAGCGGCGGCAGGTTTCCGTATCCGGAGTTTCGGCCGACCGGCCATGGCATTGCGCTGGCCGTCGAAGTCGCGCATGTGTCGGAAGTCGTCGCACGGCTCGAGTCGTGCCGCGTCGGCATCCTGAACGAGTGGGACTACGGCGACGGCACGGTTGCGATTTCCGTGGCGGACCCGGCGGGAAACGTCTGCGAGATCTGGGGCCGTCCGTGA